The Chondrinema litorale genome includes a window with the following:
- a CDS encoding GDSL-type esterase/lipase family protein yields the protein MNKALIRSILPSIFFCIILISCGSFKKEDQPITPQFWEKAIAKYEEADRQNPPKQGEILFIGSSSFTLWKNVAGYFPSKEIINRGFGGAQTRDVLFYKERLILPYQPSQVVIYIGENDLSVGKTASETAYSVEKLINCILQQFPNTSIVYISIKPSPSKWDLKDKMQDTNKLISAFIAQNKKVEFVDVWDSMLDEDGKPPMSIFLEDSLHMNDKGYAIWQKKIAPHLK from the coding sequence ATGAACAAAGCGCTGATCCGATCAATTCTACCATCAATATTTTTTTGCATTATCTTAATTTCTTGCGGTTCTTTTAAAAAAGAAGATCAACCTATAACTCCACAATTTTGGGAAAAAGCCATTGCCAAGTATGAAGAAGCTGATAGACAAAATCCACCTAAACAGGGAGAAATACTATTTATAGGCAGTTCATCTTTCACACTTTGGAAAAATGTAGCAGGTTACTTTCCAAGCAAAGAAATCATTAACCGGGGTTTTGGTGGAGCTCAAACCAGAGATGTACTTTTCTATAAAGAAAGACTGATACTTCCATATCAACCATCACAGGTTGTAATATACATTGGTGAGAATGATCTATCTGTAGGCAAAACAGCATCAGAAACAGCTTACAGTGTCGAAAAATTAATCAACTGTATTTTACAGCAATTTCCCAATACTTCAATAGTTTATATTTCCATCAAACCTAGTCCTAGTAAATGGGATTTGAAAGATAAAATGCAGGATACAAATAAACTGATATCAGCTTTTATAGCTCAAAATAAAAAGGTTGAATTTGTAGATGTTTGGGACTCCATGTTAGATGAGGACGGTAAACCTCCTATGAGTATTTTCTTGGAAGATAGTCTCCATATGAATGACAAAGGCTATGCAATTTGGCAAAAGAAAATCGCTCCACATTTAAAGTGA